One genomic region from Robbsia betulipollinis encodes:
- a CDS encoding phage regulatory CII family protein, with amino-acid sequence MHIADAAYAVVHDYPGGAESLAPRLGMSSAVLRNKVNPNNTTHHVTLAEALRLSQITGSRVLIDAFATELGLIVIELPAPENCADGEVLEWMAKTWETNGDIGKEVNATFADSRVEAHEVAKIKDRVFSHIRSLFGLVGRIEGMAEK; translated from the coding sequence ATGCACATCGCCGACGCAGCATACGCAGTTGTTCACGATTACCCGGGCGGCGCTGAGTCGCTGGCGCCGCGGCTTGGCATGTCGTCGGCGGTTTTGCGCAACAAGGTCAATCCGAACAACACGACGCACCACGTGACGTTGGCCGAGGCGCTGCGCCTGTCGCAGATCACGGGCAGCCGCGTTTTGATCGATGCCTTTGCCACGGAACTGGGGCTGATCGTAATCGAGCTGCCGGCGCCGGAAAACTGCGCGGACGGCGAGGTCTTGGAATGGATGGCGAAGACGTGGGAGACGAACGGCGACATCGGTAAGGAGGTGAACGCGACGTTTGCCGACAGCCGTGTCGAGGCGCATGAGGTCGCGAAGATCAAGGACCGCGTGTTTTCGCATATCCGCTCGCTGTTTGGCCTGGTGGGCCGGATTGAAGGGATGGCAGAGAAATGA
- a CDS encoding DUF1064 domain-containing protein — translation MKGWPRVPDGATHVGTARINAAPTVSAPRPHPAAQPAPKPAKYGNTKVNVDGHEFDSAKESRRYRVLKVMEEAGEIGKLTMQHVFLLVPAQRRADGRAERKVEYRADFSYVEGGELVVEDVKSEITRKTKDYVIKRKLMLQVHGISIREVN, via the coding sequence ATGAAGGGGTGGCCGAGGGTTCCAGACGGCGCGACGCATGTGGGCACGGCGAGGATCAACGCCGCGCCGACGGTGAGCGCGCCTCGGCCGCACCCGGCAGCGCAGCCTGCGCCGAAGCCTGCGAAGTACGGCAACACAAAGGTGAACGTCGATGGTCATGAATTCGACAGCGCGAAAGAGTCGCGGCGGTACCGGGTGCTGAAGGTGATGGAAGAGGCAGGCGAGATAGGCAAATTGACCATGCAGCACGTGTTCCTGTTGGTGCCGGCGCAGCGCCGCGCCGATGGCCGGGCCGAGCGGAAGGTGGAGTACCGGGCCGATTTCTCGTATGTGGAGGGCGGTGAACTGGTCGTCGAGGACGTGAAGTCGGAAATCACGCGCAAGACGAAGGACTACGTGATCAAGCGAAAGCTGATGCTCCAGGTACACGGCATCAGCATCAGGGAGGTGAACTGA
- a CDS encoding nuclease domain-containing protein, translating into MLKRTGFKRPDPRTLDPFKRSTLPRRSGPIKKKAPKKRAGHDKAMLAACRGQPCYLRVPGVCRNEIATVVPCHANWAEYGKGMGQKAADRFTVPGCWRCHSWLDQGPAPGELKRATWEAAYSPWSAYRDGVPREAA; encoded by the coding sequence ATGCTGAAGCGCACCGGTTTCAAGCGACCTGACCCGCGCACCCTCGACCCATTCAAGCGATCTACACTTCCGCGCCGCTCGGGCCCCATCAAGAAAAAGGCACCGAAGAAGCGCGCCGGTCACGACAAGGCGATGCTGGCGGCGTGCCGCGGGCAGCCGTGCTATCTGCGCGTCCCAGGCGTCTGCCGCAACGAGATCGCGACCGTGGTGCCGTGCCATGCGAACTGGGCAGAGTACGGCAAGGGCATGGGGCAGAAGGCAGCAGACCGGTTCACGGTGCCCGGGTGCTGGCGCTGCCATTCATGGCTTGACCAGGGGCCGGCACCGGGCGAATTGAAGCGCGCGACATGGGAAGCTGCGTACTCGCCTTGGTCGGCATATCGCGACGGCGTGCCGCGCGAGGCAGCATAA